Proteins found in one Muntiacus reevesi chromosome 2, mMunRee1.1, whole genome shotgun sequence genomic segment:
- the LOC136158197 gene encoding olfactory receptor 6C74-like — MMKNGESEVNMEVKNETSIQEFILEVFPAIQHLGNLLFLVHLLAYLASIVGNMVIIIITWADHRLQTPMYVLLSTFSFCECCFITTVIPKLLSIFLSGRQTISFSACLTQAFFSFFLGAIIFFLMAVMSLDRYLAICKPLHYAYIMNLKVSFLLISLCYSLSFILITCLVLKVSQLLFCGPNIISHFFCDLIALIHLSCSDTRSFEIYLFFVTSFVILLSLIVTIIAYRNIVVTVLRLPSAKERQKAFSTCSSHLIVLSLMYGSCVFIYLKPKQVNRLDSNREAALVNTVVTPLLNPLIYTLRNKQVHQALRDTLSRVRL, encoded by the coding sequence ATGATGAAAAACGGAGAATCAGAGGTAAACATGGAGGTAAAAAATGAGACAAGCATCCAGGAGTTCATCCTGGAGGTGTTTCCTGCCATCCAACACTTGGGGAACCTACTCTTCCTGGTGCACCTGCTGGCATACCTGGCCTCTATTGTGGGAAACATGGTCATAATCATCATCACCTGGGCTGACCATCGCCTCCAGACGCCAATGTATGTTTTACTGAGCACTTTCTCCTTCTGTGAATGCTGTTTCATCACCACAGTTATTCCTAAACTGCTGTCCATCTTCCTTTCAGGAAGGCAAacaatttccttttctgcttgcctcacacaagcctttttctctttttttcttggagcaataattttttttctcatggctgTGATGTCATTGGATCGATACCTGGCCATTTGCAAGCCTCTGCACTATGCATACATTATGAACCTGAAGGTTAGTTTCCTCCTGATTTCCTTGTGCTATTCTTTGTCCTTCATCTTAATTACTTGTCTGGTGCTCAAGGTGTCCCAGTTACTGTTCTGTGGCCCCAATATCATCTCTCATTTCTTCTGTGACCTTATTGCCTTAATTCATCTCTCTTGCTCTGACACCAGATCTTTTGAaatctatttgttttttgttactTCGTTTGTCATTCTGCTGTCCCTCATTGTAACCATCATTGCATACAGGAATATTGTAGTCACAGTCCTGCGACTGCCATCAGCCAAGGAGCGAcagaaagccttctccacctgctcctctcaCCTCATTGTCCTCTCTCTGATGTACGGCAGCTGTGTGTTTATTTACCTGAAACCAAAGCAGGTGAACAGGCTGGACTCCAACAGGGAGGCTGCCCTTGTGAACACGGTGGTGACCCCCCTGCTGAACCCTCTCATCTACACTCTGAGGAACAAGCAGGTCCACCAGGCTCTGAGGGACACACTGTCTAGGGTGAGGTTGTAG
- the LOC136158196 gene encoding olfactory receptor 6C74-like, whose amino-acid sequence MILWGKKPLEMKNGTSVQEFTLEGFPAVQHLGKILFLVHLLAYLGSIAGNVVIVAITCADSRLQTPMYFLLSIFSLTESCLISAIIPKLLVIFLLGKQTISFVACFIQAFVFVFLGAAGFLLIAVMSLDRYLAICKPLHYTTIMNLRTCCLLVTACCALGFTVMSGLVVKVSQLSFCGPHVIHHFFCDLGPLIHLSCSDTRSVETLLFVLALCVLLASLIITITAYSHIVITIIGLPSAKERQKAFSTCSSHLIVLSLMYGSSAFIYVKPKQVNRLDSNKEAALVNMVVTPLLNPVIYTLRNKQVHQALRETVCRMKTSR is encoded by the coding sequence ATGATACTGTGGGGGAAAAAGCCTCTGGAAATGAAGAATGGGACAAGTGTCCAAGAATTCACCTTGGAGGGCTTTCCTGCTGTCCAGCACCTGGGCAAAATCCTCTTCCTGGTGCACCTGCTGGCATACCTGGGGTCCATTGCAGGTAATGTGGTCATAGTCGCCATCACCTGTGCTGACTCCAGGTTACAGACACCTATGTACTTTCTCCTCAGCATTTTCTCCCTCACTGAGTCTTGTCTCATAAGTGCTATTATTCCTAAGTTGTTGGTCATCTTTCTTTTAGGCAAGCAAACGATTTCCTTTGTTGCCTGTTTCATACAAGcctttgtttttgtatttctggGAGCAGCAGGGTTCCTCCTCATAGCAGTCATGTCTTTGGATCGGTACCTGGCCATTTGCAAGCCTCTTCATTACACAACCATCATGAATCTGAGGACTTGCTGTCTCCTGGTCACAGCCTGCTGTGCTTTGGGGTTCACTGTTATGTCTGGTCTTGTGGTGAAGGTGTCCCAGTTATCCTTCTGTGGACCCCATGTCATacatcacttcttctgtgacctTGGCCCCCTGATCCATCTCTCCTGCTCTGACACCAGGTCTGTTGAGACTTTGCTCTTTGTCCTTGCTTTGTGTGTCCTTTTGGCATCCCTCATCATAACCATCACTGCATACAGCCACATAGTAATCACAATCATTGGACTCCCATCAGCCAAAGAGCGACAGAAAGctttctccacctgctcctctcaCCTAATTGTCCTCTCTCTGATGTATGGCAGCAGTGCCTTTATATACGTGAAACCAAAGCAGGTGAACAGGCTGGACTCCAACAAGGAGGCTGCCCTTGTGAACATGGTTGTGACCCCCCTGTTGAACCCTGTCATCTACACTCTACGGAACAAGCAGGTCCACCAGGCTCTGAGGGAGACCGTGTGCAGAATGAAAACATCAAGATAA